TGATTCAGTTACAGAGAAGCTGATAtcgattcaaaaccaacatcGATTCAAAACCGGTTCATTAGCAGGGAAACAAATGTTAATGATAAGGGAAGTAGTTAGAGAATGTACAAGAAAGTTTCAGCTATCAATTTCTTTATGTTCCAAATCCAACATCAAATTTGTCGTTTGATGCAGCATTGAGTTGATCTCATCCATTTTTGGGTGTGATAATAGATCATCTCCAACAATAAACTCATGACCAACCCCATCAATCTCGATGGAGCTGCAACCAGGAAACTTTCTGATTcccaaatctttcattttccttctcaCATTAGTTACATCTTCCCATCTATTAGCAGATGCATATACACTTGCAAGCAGAGTATGAGCACTGGAATCACTTACTTCCACTTTCTCAAGCTTTTCCGCTACCCGTTCTGCTATTTTTACATTCCCATAGTTCCTAGCAGCACTAAGTAAAGAACAGTATACAGGAACTAGAGTTTCATCGCTTTCACCACGCATCTTATCTATCAATTCCTCTGCTTCATCTAACAAACCAGCTCTGCATAGTAGGTCAATCAGACAGCTGCAGTGCTCTGATTTAGGCTGGACGTTATGTCTTTCGGTCATCGAATGGAAAATCTTACGGCCTTCTGCTACAAATCCACCATGATTGCAAGCTGTTAAAACCGCGACAAATGTTATAGCGTCTAGTCTAACACCAACATTTTCCATTTCGTAATACAAGTCCAGCGCTCTTCCTGACATCCCGTTCATCGCAAGACCGTAGATAAGTGATGTCCACGAAGCTGTGTCTCTCTCCTTTATTTCATAGAAAACCTCTAGAGCTGTCTCAATGCATCCACATTTTGCATACATGTCTACAAGAGCAGTACCAACTACTTTATCTACTGTAACCCTGTTCTCATTTATGTACCCATGAATCCATTTTCCTTGCTCTAAAGCTCCCGTTTGCGCGCAACCTGTCAAGAGAGAGACTAGCACGAAATTATCCGGCCTAATTCCCGCAGTTTGCATGCACCTGAACAGTTCCAATGCCTCATCAAACCGGTTAAACTGAACATACCCATTCATCATAGCTGTCCACAAAACAACATCCTTTACAGGACTTCTCTCAAACAAAACTCTAGCCTCATCAATCCTACCAGTACTAACATACCCAAAAACCATACTAGTCCAACACTTAACATTCTTGTCTCTCATCGAATCGAAAACCGCTCTAGCCTTATCGAGACACCCACATTTACAGAACATATCCACCAACGCATTCCCAATCCTAACACTCATTTCAAATTCTGTAACAACAAACCTATAAATCCTTTCACCAATTTCAAGATTCTTCAAAGCCGAACAAGCCGAAAGAGTGCTCACAATTGTACCTTCATCAAACTTCAAATTGCTCTCCTGACTCATCCGCTTAAACACACCAATGGCATCCTCAAACCTCCCATTACCAACATAACTAGAAATCAACCCATTCCAAGAAACAACATCTCGTTgaggcatttcatcgaacactttATGTGTGATCTCTATCTTACCCAATGAAGCATACATTCCCATGAGTGAATTAGATACATAAGAATCGAACTCAAGCCCAGCTTTCACAGCATAACCATGAACCTTCTCACCTTCTATAACCTTCCTCAAACGACCAATTGACTTTAGAACAACCGGTAACGTGAAATTATCAGGATACAATCCTTGTCCTCGCAATTCACCGAACAAAGCCAAAACTTTCGTGAAACTTTTACCATCAGCAAGAGATTTGAGCATCTTATTGTACATAAGAAGTGATGGAGTTTGTAACAAACTCATGTTCATGTCTCTTTAGGGGATGATATGAGATAATGAGAATGTAAAGTTGTGAACTttgtagagaaagagagtcTTATTATTCAAAGTTCCatcctttattttttaaaaatcaaattttactgaaaaagaaaagatcattATCATTATCAGAGTAAATtacagaagaaacagaggattgtatctaacaaaagataaaacaggATTCTCACAACTGCGTAAAGAAATGATTCAAGAGTCTAGAGTTAGACTCATGTtgatacataagaaaaaaggaagaaaacacacaaatcatTACTCTTACAAGATCATATTTACTCGTCGAAAACATATCTTTACTTACGATGATAGgtaagaaggaagagaaacaCAATCATATCTTACACATACTTTTTGGTATGTATATGTTAAAGAAAGGGCATCACTGTTGCTTGGAGTTTGATTCCACGATCTTGCTTGCCGGAgctttctcttgtttctctacgTACGCAGACGGAAACCATCCAGCTTTGCCTTTGTATTCTCCTTCTGACCAGCCTGTACCAGCCACCTGAATTTGTTTCATCAAACAGAACAAGATtgttaaatcattttttttcactGTTTTGTATGTATTGTTGAAAGGGTGTGGCAGGAAATACCTGTCGCACAATTACATAATCATCGACAGCGAGACTGAGTTCCCCTGGGGCTTGAGCATCAAACGGGTGCACAACCtgttgaaacaagaaaacattaacTCTTGTTCCTCAGGATTTGTATAATCACACTCTAACCAAGTTAAGTATTTTGAAAGGTATTACCTTTGCAAGAAAGTAGGAATCATTCTGGCTGAGAAGTTGATGATTGTGATGATCATCAGACCCATTGGACTTCTTGATCTCTTCCTGTGGACTAGACTTAATTTCTTTCTGATGATTggatttggtttcttcttgtggACTGGACTTCATTTCGTCCTTGGGACTAGGTTTGGTTACTTCTTGGGGATTAGACTTGATTTCTTCTCGACGACTTGCTTTGATCTTTCCCAAGggatttgatttgatctctCCTGAGGAATTTGAATTCGGTTCTTGTTGGGGAAGAGAAGCACTATCCTCTATATGTAAAGGTAGTGACTTTGGTGATGATCCTATAGCTTCTTCCTCAGCAATCATCTGAATAAGAAGAAGGCAACCAGCTCACGTAACTAAGTGTATGTAGTCATTATCTGAAGTATATAAATAGAGAAAGTTACTGACCTCGGAATGTAGCTTGTCGAGGATATCAAGAGCATTACGATGATAtgatctttcagcttcaaCCTGCGTTGGTAATTTCATTTCATATCCAATCCAGGGACATGTAAACAATCATGAGCTTTGAAAGGAGATTTACCAGAGCACGGAGGCGCTGAGAAGTTACGTTCTGCTGCTGATCGTCGACTTCCAACATGGCCTTAGTAGCTTCTTTACCAAGAGTTTTCATACTTGATTTGAGCTCAGCCAATCTCGATTCAGAATTCTTAAGTTTTATGTAGGCTTCTTCAGAAATATCAGATTCCTTCAACTTTGATCTTCTCCTCAGTACATCAGTTGCCTGTTAATCGAAAGCTTTAAATGCCGCAAGAAATTCAAGGTGcctcaaaacaaacaaaagagaagttCAACAAGACTTTACCTGAGCTTCGACTTCTTGTCTCAGCCTGTCATAGTGATTCACCAAATGCCGAGCATCCTCCAAAGGCGCACTATATATCATTGTACGAATTGGCTCACAAACCTACACAAATCAAATTACTGTAACTACACTCACAAAGTTCTCTTGACAGACCCTGCCCGGTAAAGATTagagaataatatataaacgTTCCAAGAAATTTACCTGCTCACTAAGAACTCCGAGGAGAGTTTCCCTCTCGCCTTCCACCGACTTGTAAGAGGTCCCAAAGTGATGTGCGACTCTTGATAGAGGAGTATTAGCATCAGGATTCTCATCTCCATATTTCTTGAAATCTTCAGCAAACTTCAACCCTATGGACATACACCATTACAAATGTGATTCCAAGAAGCACTATATGAGATGAAGTAGGAAACAAGAACATACCTATCTCAACAACCTTTGTGCCAGTCGCAATGAAACCTTCGAGTCCACGAACAATGTTCCTTTGCAAACGCTATGAACAGAACAACTTTGATAAGCCAAAACTAAAGAGATTATTATCCGAGAAAGCCTCAacaaaaaacctaaaatatcTTTACCTTAGCAGCTTTAGTAGAGCTATAAAGATCTTGAAGTTTCTGATGACAATga
This sequence is a window from Arabidopsis thaliana chromosome 1 sequence. Protein-coding genes within it:
- a CDS encoding SH3 domain-containing protein (SH3 domain-containing protein; FUNCTIONS IN: clathrin binding; LOCATED IN: endomembrane system, plasma membrane; EXPRESSED IN: 22 plant structures; EXPRESSED DURING: 13 growth stages; CONTAINS InterPro DOMAIN/s: Src homology-3 domain (InterPro:IPR001452); BEST Arabidopsis thaliana protein match is: SH3 domain-containing protein (TAIR:AT4G34660.1); Has 3264 Blast hits to 2883 proteins in 317 species: Archae - 14; Bacteria - 271; Metazoa - 1747; Fungi - 174; Plants - 243; Viruses - 12; Other Eukaryotes - 803 (source: NCBI BLink).) — protein: MEAIRKQAAKLREQVARQQQAVLKHLGHVNADAVVVDEEELHCHQKLQDLYSSTKAAKRLQRNIVRGLEGFIATGTKVVEIGLKFAEDFKKYGDENPDANTPLSRVAHHFGTSYKSVEGERETLLGVLSEQVCEPIRTMIYSAPLEDARHLVNHYDRLRQEVEAQATDVLRRRSKLKESDISEEAYIKLKNSESRLAELKSSMKTLGKEATKAMLEVDDQQQNVTSQRLRALVEAERSYHRNALDILDKLHSEMIAEEEAIGSSPKSLPLHIEDSASLPQQEPNSNSSGEIKSNPLGKIKASRREEIKSNPQEVTKPSPKDEMKSSPQEETKSNHQKEIKSSPQEEIKKSNGSDDHHNHQLLSQNDSYFLAKVVHPFDAQAPGELSLAVDDYVIVRQVAGTGWSEGEYKGKAGWFPSAYVEKQEKAPASKIVESNSKQQ
- a CDS encoding Pentatricopeptide repeat (PPR-like) superfamily protein (Pentatricopeptide repeat (PPR-like) superfamily protein; CONTAINS InterPro DOMAIN/s: Pentatricopeptide repeat (InterPro:IPR002885); BEST Arabidopsis thaliana protein match is: SLOW GROWTH 1 (TAIR:AT2G22410.1); Has 41733 Blast hits to 13930 proteins in 242 species: Archae - 0; Bacteria - 11; Metazoa - 58; Fungi - 74; Plants - 41075; Viruses - 0; Other Eukaryotes - 515 (source: NCBI BLink).); translation: MNMSLLQTPSLLMYNKMLKSLADGKSFTKVLALFGELRGQGLYPDNFTLPVVLKSIGRLRKVIEGEKVHGYAVKAGLEFDSYVSNSLMGMYASLGKIEITHKVFDEMPQRDVVSWNGLISSYVGNGRFEDAIGVFKRMSQESNLKFDEGTIVSTLSACSALKNLEIGERIYRFVVTEFEMSVRIGNALVDMFCKCGCLDKARAVFDSMRDKNVKCWTSMVFGYVSTGRIDEARVLFERSPVKDVVLWTAMMNGYVQFNRFDEALELFRCMQTAGIRPDNFVLVSLLTGCAQTGALEQGKWIHGYINENRVTVDKVVGTALVDMYAKCGCIETALEVFYEIKERDTASWTSLIYGLAMNGMSGRALDLYYEMENVGVRLDAITFVAVLTACNHGGFVAEGRKIFHSMTERHNVQPKSEHCSCLIDLLCRAGLLDEAEELIDKMRGESDETLVPVYCSLLSAARNYGNVKIAERVAEKLEKVEVSDSSAHTLLASVYASANRWEDVTNVRRKMKDLGIRKFPGCSSIEIDGVGHEFIVGDDLLSHPKMDEINSMLHQTTNLMLDLEHKEIDS